The Chitinophagales bacterium region TATAGGACTAGATGATATTGTAAGAATAAAAGCGGGCGAAGATTTAATACTACCCAACGGAACAGTAGTGCCCAACACCGCACTTACGCACTCACAAAAATTGCCGCGTAGTTTTGCCTACTGTGCAGATACTATTTACAACGAGGATATTTTACCGCAAATTACAGGTGTAGATTTGCTGTATCACGAAGCTACCTTTACCCACGAACACGCAGCACGCGCTGCCGAAACCATGCACACCACCGCTCAACAAGCAGGCACTATTGCAGCAAAAGCCAATGTGAAGCAATTGATGATTGGACATTTTTCTGCACGATACGAAGACCTTACCGTTTTGTTAAGTGAAGCTAAAACAGTGTTTGAAAACAGCTTTTTAGCCATAGAAGGTGAAACTTTTCAAGTAGGTTTACAGCATTGATATTTTACCATGATAACTCATAACTTAAAAATTAAGAACACAGTACTCTTTGTTCTTGCAATATGTTTGTTTCAAACCTTTTTTGCGCAACAAACAATTGATTCCAAGCCATTTGAGGCGGCATTAGTACCAAAAGATGCGTACGTTTTTTATGTAATTGGCGATTGGGGCAGGCAAGGAAAATATTTCCAAAAAGATGTGGCTGCCGCCATGGATAAATGTGCAGGAAAAGTGAAACCTAGTTTTATTGCATCAACGGGAGACAACTTCTACACCTTTGGCATTAAAAACACCAACGATAAACTCTGGAAAAAATCCTTTGAAGACATTTACACTGGCAACAACATAAAAGACGTAGATTGGTATGTAGTACTCGGCAATCACGACCACTACGGAAACGAACAGGCCCAAATTGACTATTCAAAGAAAAATAACCGATGGAAAATGCCTGCCGAATATTTTGCTTACTCCACTCCTATTGGCAATTCCCAAAAGGCAGATTTTCTTTTTATCAATACCGAGCCATTGGCAAACAACTGTACAGGCTCTGCCGCCCAAAAGCAATGGAAATGGATTGATAGCTCCCTAAGCCATTCTACCGCACAGTGGAAATTTGTGTTTGGGCATCATCCAGTTTACTCTTCTAATCCATCGCATGGCGATACCAAAACGCTTATTCACCATCTTAAACCAATGCTGGAAAAACACCATGTTCCTGCATATTTCTGCGGGCACGACCACGATTTGCAACACCAACAACCGGCTGGCAGTTCAGTTGATTACTTTGTATCGGGAGCAGGCTCTAAACTACGCCCCACCGGAAAATACGAACACACAAAATTTGCCGAAAGCAAAGCTGGATTTGCAGTAGTTGCCCTTAGCGGCAACAAAATGATGGTTTGGTTTGTAGATAAAGATGCCAACGTACTATACAGCTACGAAAAGTAACCGTTTTTCGCTTACGCTACACCAACCACTTTACCATAATGTTTATCAACTTTTTGTGAAAGTCTTTATATGGCGGATATAGCAACTGCATAGTGGAACCGCTATGTAATTGCTTTACCACGGCACGCTCGTTGCTAAATTCTTTAAAACCGTAATGCCCCATACTTTTTCCAATACCGCTATTGTTTACACCACCAAAAGGCAAATTGGGTTGCGATACATGAACTATGTTATCGTTTATTACAGTTCCGCCAGCCGTAGTGTTGTTTAGTATGTAATCTTGGTTTTTATGCTTTTCGCTGAAGATATACAAGGCCAGTGGTTTTTCGCGCGAGTTTACAAAAGCAAGCGCTTCGTCAATATTAGCGTATTTAAGAACTGGTAGCAGCGGGCCAAAAATTTCTTCTTGCATAATTTGTGCATTTACCGACACATTGGAAAGCACTGTGGGCGCCACATAGTTTTCTTCTTCCACCACTTTGCCGCCTGCTTCTATTTTAGCACCTTGCGCTACGGCATCATCTAATAAATTCTTAACTCTGTGATAATGCTTTCTATTTACAATACGGCATAAATCGGCA contains the following coding sequences:
- a CDS encoding metallophosphoesterase, producing the protein MFQTFFAQQTIDSKPFEAALVPKDAYVFYVIGDWGRQGKYFQKDVAAAMDKCAGKVKPSFIASTGDNFYTFGIKNTNDKLWKKSFEDIYTGNNIKDVDWYVVLGNHDHYGNEQAQIDYSKKNNRWKMPAEYFAYSTPIGNSQKADFLFINTEPLANNCTGSAAQKQWKWIDSSLSHSTAQWKFVFGHHPVYSSNPSHGDTKTLIHHLKPMLEKHHVPAYFCGHDHDLQHQQPAGSSVDYFVSGAGSKLRPTGKYEHTKFAESKAGFAVVALSGNKMMVWFVDKDANVLYSYEK